ACGTTTCAAAACTGAAGTGTAAGCTTGGTCAAATTCGATACCTGCTTCTTTGATCAATTTACCAGCGTCGATTGCTTGTTGTGTACCTTTTTCAGAAAGATCTACGTCAGCCCAACCAGTGAAGAGGTTAGCTTTGTTCCATTCAGACTCACCATGGCGAGCAAAAACCAATTTTACCATTAGATGGATTCTCCTTTTATTTTCCGGGGTCTACCCCGTTTATCTATTCTATTTTACAAAATTTTCTCTCAAAAATCTAGTCTCAGCGGGATATTTGTGAAATTTTCCACTTGCTAAACCTCTTGAGAAAATTAATTCTCACTCAAGACTTCTAGCTAGCCACTTGTTCTTGCTGGGCACACTCTGGACAAATGCCATAAACGACCATCTGACTCTTAGTAATTTGATAACCAGTCTGCTCTGCTGCTTCCTGCTGAACATCTGGTAAATCCAAGTCCATATCTGCAATTCGACCACATTTTTCACAAATGACATTGAGGTGCTGATGCCCCATAAAATCATAATAAGTCGTCGTGTCATTTCGGACTTTGAGCTCAGAGACAAAGCCTTCATCAATCAATACTTTTAAGTTATTATAAACAGTCGCCAAGCTCATATTAGGAAATTCAGGCAAGAGGGCTTGGTAAATCATCTCTGCACTA
This genomic window from Streptococcus cristatus AS 1.3089 contains:
- a CDS encoding Fur family transcriptional regulator, giving the protein MNEEHKKDYQEVIKHLRLKGVRITETRKAVIAFIISSHDHPSAEMIYQALLPEFPNMSLATVYNNLKVLIDEGFVSELKVRNDTTTYYDFMGHQHLNVICEKCGRIADMDLDLPDVQQEAAEQTGYQITKSQMVVYGICPECAQQEQVAS